Part of the Leptolyngbya sp. BL0902 genome, GAGCATGGCGGGCTCGCTGAAGGCCATGCCCTTGATGTTGGTGTAGCTCTTGGAGGTTTTGCCCTCTACGGCGTAGGCGGCGAGGGTCCAGGGAGAGCCCACAAAGCCCAGCACGGCGGCTTCGTTGCCTACTTCTTGGCGCAGGGTTTGCAGGATGGTGCGAATGTAGGGCAGGGCCGTTTCGGGATCGAGCTCGTGCACCGCGTCAATTTGGGCCTGGGTGCGAATGGGGGGATCGATAATCGGGCCTTTGCTTTCGATGATATCGAAGGGAATGCCCATCCCCGGCAGCGGCGTGAGGATGTCGGAGAACATGATCACGCCATCGGGACGGAAGGCGCGCCAGGGCTGAAGGGAAATTTCGATGGCCAGATCGGCATTTTCCGACCGCTCCCGGAAGGAGGGATACTTGTCGCGCAGGTCTCGGTATACCTTCATATAACGCCCTGCCTGACGCATCATCCATACGGGGGGACGATCTAGCACTTCGTGGCGGGCGGCGCGGAGCAATAAAGGTACCTGATTCGCTGCGGTCATTGAAGCGTCACCAATTTACAAGAACGGTTTACAAGGGGAGATTAACAAGGGCGATTTTAAGCGCACAGGCTAGCTTATCACTCTGCGATGCCCTAGTGCCTACAGAGCGCGGGTTTCAGCATCTTTGGTTGTTACATTTGTACATATTTTTAAGGCGCTTCACCCTAAGATGCACGGTGGGGCAAGACCAGAATGGGGTGTCTGCTCCTGCCCCATCGTGAGAAGATCGGGGCCTAATCTTGGGGTGCCCTTGGGAGGCGGTGGGGGCTATGGGCTGGGGATCAAGGCACGTTGCCGCCCTAGTACCGGAAAATCACCCGTGGGGCAGGGCGAATATCCATATGCAGAAAGCCCTTGGCTTGGCCGAGGCCGATTCCTTTCACCGCAGGTTCGTCTTTGAGTACCGTCAGCAGGGTGGCAAAGTTGCCGTTGAGGGGGTAGATGTCGGCGGCCCGACCAGGGATATGTTGGGAATTGGGCACGCCGATCCGCAGATGGGCCGGACGGAAACCAGAGGTGACGCCAATGGACGACCCAAACTTCGTGCGGATCCGGCCAAACACCTTGGCAACTTCCTGGATGTTTTTGACCTCACTGGCCTGGGTGGGGCGACGGGTGAGGTTTTTGGTCATTTCCCCCCAGGTGAGGTAGGAGCCGGGCAGAATCCACTCGTTGGCGTAGACCAAGCCCACGGTGGGCAGCGTGGCCGACGCGCCCGATTTAGAGCCCGCATTGATCAGCGGTTGCTGGTTCAGCCCCTCCCCTTGCTCAGACAGGGTGCCCGGAGCCGAAAGCTGAGCTAGCAAATTGAGAGTCGTTTGGCCAATGCCCTTGGGATATTCCAAATGCTGATCGGCCTTGAACTTGGCTAGGGCTGCCAAGGTCTTGGGGCCACAGACGCCATCAATGGCTCCATCGAGGTAGCCGCCAACCTTGAGCTGGGTTTGAACCCACCGGACAATATTGGGTTCGAGTTCGTCGATGTTACGCGGAACCGTGAGCGTGGGCGCTTGCACCATGGTCGTGTCTCCTGACAGACTCGGCTGTCTATTGCATCTGCCTCCAGTGTGTCCTCGGTCTGTGGCTACAGCATGATTTGTAAGAACATTGAGCATATTTTGTAAAAATGAGACATAAACCCCAGCCCCAGGGCTCAGTTCCCTCGATTAGATCCGCATGATTCCGGGCCATGGCACCTTAGAATGGGAGACTGTGACTCGATTGGCAAGCTGACCTAACGCCCATGGATATTGTGAGTTTTATTGAAACCCTGGCCGGGAAATGGTTTTCCCAGCGCACCACCCACTACCTGGCCAGCCAAACTTCCAAGGCGGGGCAGTCTAACTTGCTGATGGAGGTGCTGCCCGCCACTGATGCTAGCCTGGTGCAGCTGTGCGAAGCCCAGGGCCAAGATCCCAGCCACATCGTCTGCGGCCTTAAGGTTGACCAAGACAGCCGCCTGGATGGCGATACCCGCAATACCCAGCGCACCACGGTGATGGTGATGTTGCAGCCCACTGCCGAGGGCAAAGGGGTGTTGCTGCAAGCCAGTTCCAAGGAAACCGTGGCCCTGGGTGAATATAGCCTCGACAGCGACGTGCTGACTCTTACCACCCAAACCCCCGACGGCACGGTGCAGGAACGCCTTTGGTTTGCCAACCCCAACCTGCGGATGCGGACGAGCGTCCTGAAGGTGGGTGATATTGAGCACATGGCCTCCTTTTGCTCGGAAATTCGCCTGGGCGGAGCACCTGTTCAAAGCTAGCTTCAGGGGCCGTCGAGGGAGCGACTACCGCTGCCCCAAGGGTGAAAATATGAAAAGCGCCTAGGGTCAAAATCCTAGGCGCTTCCTGTAGAGCATCAGTTGTGTCAGGCAATTGTGTCAGGCAATCGCATTAGTCAGTCTTGATGGCTGACTAATGCAGGGCGGTGGGACTAGCTTGCAGAAGCACCGCTACGGCCATAGGTTGCCCAAAAGCTGGGGTGAACTTTGCCCTGGATGTGATTCCAGTAGCGGGCCGCATCGGTGGGCAGTCCGGCTTCGGTGGCTAGGCGGGTCAGCATGGACTGCTGCCGACGCTTAACGGTGCGATGACGATTGAGCATCATCAGCCGCGCTTTGTCTTCGGTATTCACCGCTGCGGCCACAGGTACAGGGGCAACAACGGGAGCCGTCACAGGGGCCACATCAACGGTAGAGCCCGTGCTGTAGGCCACACCGCGATACATCAGATCAAGGGTGGGCTGCTGTACGGGAGCCTTGGTGATGGTGCGGAATCGGATATCCACGCCCCGGAATTTGCCGCTTTCATCCACGGCCTTCAGGGCCACAGTGGGGGGAGTATATTCGTAGCTAACGCCGCGATAGGTAAGTTTCATGAGGTCGCCTCCAAAAGATCAAGGAATTTGATCCGAACCTTGGGGCGCGTTCCTTCGGGGGGATCAACCCCTACTTCCGTCCCTCTCTGATCCAGTTGAGATGAGCGAGAGAGATGAACGAATTTCAATTTCCTTCTGTATAGTAAGCTACGGTTTTGAAAAAAGTCAAGGTGCGTCTTCGACTGTAAAGGTTCTTCATGCATTCCCTGTTCCCTGGATTCGCGCCTAGGAGAGATCGGTGGGCGCGGTGGAATCGGTGGGGCGGGCAGGGGGGGAATTGGCCCCCAGGGATTGGATCGTTTGACTGAGGTCTAGCCCGGTACTTTCCTTGAGTTGGGCCAAAAAGGCGGCGATTTTGGTGGCGTTGGTGCCGCCGCTGGCATCAATGACCGTGACCTTATCGACGGCCACATTGGGGATGGTATCTACCAGGTTGGCCAACAGGGCCTCTAGCTTCTGGAACAGGAAGATGTCGCGGGCGTTGTCTCCGGCGACTTGCCAGGTGGTGGCCAGGGCTCGGAGACCTTCGGCGCGGGCGCGTCCGTCTTCAATGATGCTGGCCGCTTCCCCCTTGGCCTGGGCTTGGGCCTGTTGGCAGGCGGCGGCGGCGGGGGCAATCACGTCGGCCTGAAGTTGTTGTTCTACCTGGTTGCGGCGTTCCCGTTGCACGGCCAGGGCAGCTTCGGTGCGAGCTACTTCGGCGGCAATTTCCGCTTCGGCCTCGGAGATGGTGGCTTGGCGCTGGCTGAGGGCATTTTGCAGTCGCCGTTCGGCCTCGGCGCGGGTGGTGGCAATTTTGGCCTCAATTTGGCGCAGGGAGGTGCGGCGCAGGTTTTCGGCAGATTGCAGGGCCGACTGGGCCTTAGCTTCGGCTTCAGCAATGCGGGCATCGCGCAGCAGATCGGCCCGCTGCTTGCGACCAATGGAGTTGAGGTAGCCCACATCGTCGGAGATGTTTTGGATTTGCAGGTTGTCCAAAATCAGCCCCAGTTGGGCCAGGTCATCGTCGGCTTCGTCTAGCAGGTTTTGCACAAAGGCCATTTTGTCTTCGTTTACCTGCTCTGGGGTGAGGCTGGCCAAGACGCCGCGCAGGTTGCCTTCGAGGGTTTCGCGGGCAATTTTTTCGATCTCTTCCCGGCTTTTGCCCAGCAGCCGTTCAATGGCGTTGTGGATGGCGGGTTCTTCCCCGGCAATTTTGATGTTGGCCACGCCGTCTACATTCAGGGGAATGCCGCCCTTCGAGTAGGCGTTTGTCACCCGCAGCTCAATGATCATGTTGGTGAGTTCCATGCGGAAGGTTTTTTCCAGCAGGGGTTTGCGGATGCTGCTGCCGCCTTTCACCAAGCGATAGCCTACCCGCCGTCCATCGCTGACGACGCGGCGATCTCCAGCAAAAATCAGCACCTCACTGGGCTGACAGATGTAGTAGAGGTTGCGAATCACCAAGATGAGGCTACCGGTGGCCCCAAACATGACCACTAGCAGGGAAAAGATGAGGCCCATGAGTTTTCCTCCAGGGGTAAATTGCGGTGAATATCAACGGAAATTGGGATCAACGGCACGAAGGAGTCGGGGGATCTGAGCCACGGTCGTACCGTGGCTCAGCTAACGGCCCGCGCCTTAAGTATCCGTCGAGGGATTGCTTGAGGGATCGGTCGAGGGATCGGTCGAGGGATCGGTCGAGGGATCGGTTGAGGGATCGGTTGAGGGATCGGTCGAGGGATCGGTCGAGGAGTCAGCCGGGAGATTAATCCATGGGCCTGCCTCTGGCGGTGCCTCGGTGCTGGACGAGGTCGGGTTGGATGCTGCTGGGTTAGGCGTCCACTCACGGGAGGTTGGCGACGGGGTGGCGATGGGTAATTCACGGCGGGGCAAGGCTAACCCAGGGGCCGACCCATTGCCCGCCGGACGACGGGTGGCTAGGGGAATGCCCAGGATCGATTCCGACTGATGGAGGAACTGCTTCACCATTTCGGGGTAGGCGTTGAGGAGCGACGCCATGGCCTTACCGTCGCCGTTGTCGATGACGTTTACCTCGCCGAGGTGCAGCCGACTGGGGATGCGTCCGGCCTCCTTCAGCACCATTTCGAGCTGCTGCACCAGGAAGAGTTCCGAGGCATCAACGCCAGTGTCTTGCCACACCCGCACCAGCAGTTCGCTGGCCTGGGCCGAGGCTTTGGCATTTTCCTCTAGAATGGCCGATGCGCCCCTGGCCTGAAATTCCTGGGCGCGTTGCTGGGCCTGGGCGGGCAGCACTTTCTCTACCTCCAAACGGGCCTGCTCTAGCTGGGCGCGAAGGGCCTGGAGTTCTCGCTGGGCTCTGGCCTTGGCTTCTTCGGCGGCGGCTTGGGTGCGTTCCTCTTCAATGCGGGCCTGTTTATCCACATCGGCGGTGATGCGGCGCAGTTCGTTTTCCTTCTCTTCGATGGCGGTACGGGCCTGGGTTTGGGCCACCTCCGCCTGTCGGCCACTGTCGGCTTCAATCTGTTCGGCCTCGGCGACGGCGTTGGATTCGGCAATTTCCGCATCCTTGACCACCGTGGCAATTTGCCGCCGCCCAATGGAGTTGAGGTAGTCTACCTGATCCGCCACGCTTTGAATTTTCAGGGTATCCAGTTGCAGCCCCAGCTTAGCCAGGTCGTTTTGCACATCGCTGGCAATGCGCTCAGCAAACTGAAGCCGATCTTCATTGAGCTGCTCCGGCGTGAGGGTGGCCACGACGCCGCGCAGGTTGCCCTCTAGGGTTTCCCGCGCCACTCGGGCGATTTCCTCTCGGCCTCGGCCTAAAAAGCGCTCGATGGCATTGCCCACCAGGGTTTCATCGCGGGCTACTTTAACGTTGGCAATGGCTTGAATATCCAGGGGTGTTCCCCCCTTGGCGTAGGCATTCGTTACCTCAATGGGCACGGGCATGGTGGTCAAATCCATCATCCGCACCGTTTCTAAAATCGGCACCCGAAACGTGCGCCCACCATAAATCACCCGGTAGCCCACCACCTGGCCATCGGGGCGGTGATACTTGCGGCCCGAAATAATCAAAATCTTGTTGGGGTCGCAGATCTGCACCAGGGCATTGACGCCCCAAATGGTGATCAACACCGCAAAAATCAACACCGCCACTGCGCCGCCGCCCACCGACTGGGCCACAACGGGCACCGCTGGCTCCGGCGGCAACGCTTCTGCCGCCCTGACTGTTTCCACTTGATTCATTCCATCTGCCATAACCTACCTCGCTTAGCAACCTCAACTGATCCTTGAACTGACCCCTGTGTTTCGCAAACTTGGCCCGTCCTTCCGGGAAACCAGCTATACCCCCACCTCACTCGCCCACTCCCTCCGCCGAAGCCACCCACAGCTTGCCGTGCTCCATGCCGACGACCAGGACGGCTTCACCGACGGCAAAGGCGCGTTCCTCTTGGGTGATGGCGAAATAGCTAACGGTGGAATCGCCCAGCACCAGCCGCACTTTGCCGCGACTGGCTTGGTCGAAGGGGATTTCTACCTGCCCTACCTGTCCAATGAGGAAGTCGGGGTTGACCATGCTGCTGATGGGCTGGCGACTGAGGGAACGCAGCACCGCCGCCGCTCCCCAGCCGCAGAACAGCCCCATGCCCAAGGCAATCAAGGCTGTTAGCCAGGGGCCAAGGTCAGGGACGATCAGGGTAATGAGTATCCCCGTGAGGCCAAAGAAACAGAGGCAAAATGTCCAAAATCGCAGGCTGAGCAGCGGCAACCACCAGCGAGACCGTAGGGCGGTGAGGGTTTGGTCAATCTGGGTACCCACGTCGATATCGTCGAGGTCGGCGGGGAGTTCGGCGTCCAGATCTAGGTCAAAATCGGCATTGATATCGACCCCGTCTAAGCCCCCGATGGCCGCCAGCAGCACGAAGATCCCTCCCACAATGAAGCTAAGTCCGTAGATCGTCATGGCTGACCCGATTCCTCCTAGAACGATCTTCCCAGAAGCATGGCCAGAACGCAGAGGGCGTTTACTTCCCTCGCTGCATTGCTTCAATGGGGGTAGTCCTGTTTGCTAGGCTACTCTTACCGTGGGCTAACCCTTCCGTTTCTTCAGGAATTCCTTAGACCGTTAGCCCCTTCTGCAACACCTAGGTAAACTCGACCGTTCCAGATCCCTAGGCCCAATGCCAAGGAAAAGGGAGGTACAGACGTGCCATAGATGGGTACTGTAGATCAGAGAACCATGAGTTTACGTCGCGCAATAACGGATAGGACAATGACCGCAAGCCAAGGGCCAGGAGAAGGCAACCACAAAATTACTTGTCAGGTATTTGTCTACGGCACGCTGAAGCCTGGAGAAAAGGCGTTTCGACGATTTTGCGAGCCCTACATTATTGACCAGCAGGAAGCCCTGGCCCCAGGTCGTCTCTACGATTTGTCCTTGGGCTATCCGGCCCTCACCCTAGAAGCGGGCTGGGTGGAAGGCACCCTGCTCACCTTCTCTAACACCGCCGCCTTGACTAAGCTGGATGAATTCGAGTCCTTTTATCCTGATCACCCTCAAGACAGCGAGTACCTAAGGGTTTGGCACGCTATCTATGCCCCTGATCAAACCTTCCTCACCCACGCCTGGGCCTACGCCATGACCAGGGAACAGGTGGAAGGCCTGGGGGGCCAGTGGCTCCCCGACGGACGCTGGAGCAGCTCATAGCCATCCATTTTCCGCCCCCGATCCCCAACGGTTTTTCCTGTGGCTCAACTCTACTACCTCCTCCGCGCCCAGGCCGATGGCCGCTATTTGGTTGCCCGCCCCCGCACCGAAGACCCTGCTCAGTCCGGCGGGTTTTTGCTGGTGTTCAAGGCCGACTACGACGCCCTCAGCTACCTCAATGCCCACGCCCCCGACTTGAGCGAACAGTTTTCGGTGGAAGCCATCACTCCCCCTAACCTCAAGCCCCTGCTGAGCCGCTGGAATTTTCAAGGTCTAGGCATGGTCAACGATCCGCGCCTGCCCCAAATTGACTTCTTCAACCGCACAGCGGAGCCCTAGCGCCCAACCTGGGCCTGATGCCGACGGAAACCTTTTCTAAAAGAAAAAGCGGCGGTGCTAGGATGAAAGACTGCAACAGTTTGTAACGCCGTCACCACCACCTTAGAGGTCGGAGCGGATCGACCGGGACGGCACTTTTGATTGCCCGGTTGCGTCACTGGCACAGGTGGCTCAATAGCCTCGGATCGCAGACGTTAGAGTTTTGGCTGATCCACACACCCTGTTGTATCCATCTAGACGGTTTTTTCGGAGGTAATCCATGACATCCCCCAAGCAGCCCCTGCGTTTCGCGATGTTGGCCCTGGCAGCGGCGACCCTGGCCACGGGTGTGGGTGTAGCGTTGCCACAGCCCGCGCCAGCCCAATCGGGGTTAACCATTTTTGGCGGCGTTGCCCCCGAATTTCGCCTACGCTACCTGATTGATTTCAACCGCCCCCGCAGCCGCAACAGCCGCTACTACCTGCAAGTGGCCCGCGCCATGGTGACTCAAGACATTGTTTCCTTTGAAATTGAGTACCCCGAATCCTTTACGGAACGGCGAGGACGGCTAGACATGAACGCCATTGAGCTCCGCCAGGGAGACTGGCGTGGCGGTGCGGTGATCCCGGTGCAAAGCATTGAGTGGGAAGAGGGCTCCGGTCGGATTGTGATCACCCCCGAAGAACCCATCCCGGCCAACAGTAACTTTGTGATTGTGATGAGTAACGTCGTCAACCCCAATCGCTACGGCTACCACTACTTCAACCTGAACGCTATGTTCCAGGGCGACGTCATTGGTCGGTATGTGGGCACCTGGCCCCTAGAACTCGGAGCGGACTAGAGCTATTTGGGCTCATTGCCCCTCTCCCCTGAACTAGACCCCTTGATCGTCTGGCATCAAGGGGTTTTCGTTTGGGCAGTTCTCCCGCCCGCCGCTACGGAATCAGGGTCTCGGCGATGGTTTCTAGGATGCGGGTAACGGGGTGATCGGGGTAGTTGAGGACAAAGATGCCACTGCTGGCCAACACCATGAGATCGTCGGAGTGGGGAATAACCCCGGCGACATCGGCGTTGTAGGTCGATTGAACCCTAGCTTTGAGTTCGTCGGGATCAAACACATCGGGGGCTTTGTTGACAGCGATCAGCAGCCGCTCCACCTGAAGCTTGCGAGCCACATCAACGGTGACGGCGGTGCCTTGGTAGTCTTGCTGGTCGGGCCGCAGCAGCAACAGCAGCACGTCGGAAATGGTAATGGAGAGCAGGGTTTCTTCGTTGAGGCCGGGGTGGGTATCAATGATGAGGTAGTCCAGCTTAAAGTCTTTGATCACCTTGCGGTAGCCGTCATTGAGGCGATTGACGTCGTAGCCCTCCCGCAGCACCCGCGCAATGTCGCTGGTTTTGATGCTGGAGGGCAGTAGAAAGAGCCCCCCTCCCCGACCACTGGTGAGCAGGTAGGAAATATCGTAGACCGCATCCTTAACGTCAATTTTTCCCCAGAGATAGTCATTCAGGGAGGCTTGGATATTCTCTTTACCAAAGCCAAACAAAACGTGCACCCCAGGGGACTGAATGTCGGTATCGACGACCGCCACCCGATACCCTT contains:
- the hemE gene encoding uroporphyrinogen decarboxylase, whose translation is MTAANQVPLLLRAARHEVLDRPPVWMMRQAGRYMKVYRDLRDKYPSFRERSENADLAIEISLQPWRAFRPDGVIMFSDILTPLPGMGIPFDIIESKGPIIDPPIRTQAQIDAVHELDPETALPYIRTILQTLRQEVGNEAAVLGFVGSPWTLAAYAVEGKTSKSYTNIKGMAFSEPAMLHTLLGKLADNIANYVRYQIDCGAQVVQLFDSWAGQLSPMDYRTFALPYQQRVVQQVKQTHPDTPLILYISGSAGIFDMMGESGVDIVSVDWTVDMAEARRRLGPNVAVQGNVDPAILFGSKELIRERILDTVKKAGNRGHILNLGHGILPGTPEENAAYFFETAKNLDKLLAMV
- a CDS encoding MinD/ParA family protein, with protein sequence MAQVVSVHSYRGGTGKSNTVSNLAVILAQKGYRVAVVDTDIQSPGVHVLFGFGKENIQASLNDYLWGKIDVKDAVYDISYLLTSGRGGGLFLLPSSIKTSDIARVLREGYDVNRLNDGYRKVIKDFKLDYLIIDTHPGLNEETLLSITISDVLLLLLRPDQQDYQGTAVTVDVARKLQVERLLIAVNKAPDVFDPDELKARVQSTYNADVAGVIPHSDDLMVLASSGIFVLNYPDHPVTRILETIAETLIP
- a CDS encoding gamma-glutamylcyclotransferase: MTASQGPGEGNHKITCQVFVYGTLKPGEKAFRRFCEPYIIDQQEALAPGRLYDLSLGYPALTLEAGWVEGTLLTFSNTAALTKLDEFESFYPDHPQDSEYLRVWHAIYAPDQTFLTHAWAYAMTREQVEGLGGQWLPDGRWSSS
- a CDS encoding OB-fold-containig protein; this encodes MTIYGLSFIVGGIFVLLAAIGGLDGVDINADFDLDLDAELPADLDDIDVGTQIDQTLTALRSRWWLPLLSLRFWTFCLCFFGLTGILITLIVPDLGPWLTALIALGMGLFCGWGAAAVLRSLSRQPISSMVNPDFLIGQVGQVEIPFDQASRGKVRLVLGDSTVSYFAITQEERAFAVGEAVLVVGMEHGKLWVASAEGVGE
- a CDS encoding DUF4278 domain-containing protein, which produces MKLTYRGVSYEYTPPTVALKAVDESGKFRGVDIRFRTITKAPVQQPTLDLMYRGVAYSTGSTVDVAPVTAPVVAPVPVAAAVNTEDKARLMMLNRHRTVKRRQQSMLTRLATEAGLPTDAARYWNHIQGKVHPSFWATYGRSGASAS
- a CDS encoding SPFH domain-containing protein, with translation MADGMNQVETVRAAEALPPEPAVPVVAQSVGGGAVAVLIFAVLITIWGVNALVQICDPNKILIISGRKYHRPDGQVVGYRVIYGGRTFRVPILETVRMMDLTTMPVPIEVTNAYAKGGTPLDIQAIANVKVARDETLVGNAIERFLGRGREEIARVARETLEGNLRGVVATLTPEQLNEDRLQFAERIASDVQNDLAKLGLQLDTLKIQSVADQVDYLNSIGRRQIATVVKDAEIAESNAVAEAEQIEADSGRQAEVAQTQARTAIEEKENELRRITADVDKQARIEEERTQAAAEEAKARAQRELQALRAQLEQARLEVEKVLPAQAQQRAQEFQARGASAILEENAKASAQASELLVRVWQDTGVDASELFLVQQLEMVLKEAGRIPSRLHLGEVNVIDNGDGKAMASLLNAYPEMVKQFLHQSESILGIPLATRRPAGNGSAPGLALPRRELPIATPSPTSREWTPNPAASNPTSSSTEAPPEAGPWINLPADSSTDPSTDPSTDPSTDPSTDPSTDPSTDPSSNPSTDT
- a CDS encoding DUF2808 domain-containing protein, with protein sequence MTSPKQPLRFAMLALAAATLATGVGVALPQPAPAQSGLTIFGGVAPEFRLRYLIDFNRPRSRNSRYYLQVARAMVTQDIVSFEIEYPESFTERRGRLDMNAIELRQGDWRGGAVIPVQSIEWEEGSGRIVITPEEPIPANSNFVIVMSNVVNPNRYGYHYFNLNAMFQGDVIGRYVGTWPLELGAD
- a CDS encoding D-Ala-D-Ala carboxypeptidase family metallohydrolase, producing the protein MVQAPTLTVPRNIDELEPNIVRWVQTQLKVGGYLDGAIDGVCGPKTLAALAKFKADQHLEYPKGIGQTTLNLLAQLSAPGTLSEQGEGLNQQPLINAGSKSGASATLPTVGLVYANEWILPGSYLTWGEMTKNLTRRPTQASEVKNIQEVAKVFGRIRTKFGSSIGVTSGFRPAHLRIGVPNSQHIPGRAADIYPLNGNFATLLTVLKDEPAVKGIGLGQAKGFLHMDIRPAPRVIFRY
- a CDS encoding phycobiliprotein lyase, with the translated sequence MDIVSFIETLAGKWFSQRTTHYLASQTSKAGQSNLLMEVLPATDASLVQLCEAQGQDPSHIVCGLKVDQDSRLDGDTRNTQRTTVMVMLQPTAEGKGVLLQASSKETVALGEYSLDSDVLTLTTQTPDGTVQERLWFANPNLRMRTSVLKVGDIEHMASFCSEIRLGGAPVQS
- a CDS encoding flotillin family protein, whose product is MGLIFSLLVVMFGATGSLILVIRNLYYICQPSEVLIFAGDRRVVSDGRRVGYRLVKGGSSIRKPLLEKTFRMELTNMIIELRVTNAYSKGGIPLNVDGVANIKIAGEEPAIHNAIERLLGKSREEIEKIARETLEGNLRGVLASLTPEQVNEDKMAFVQNLLDEADDDLAQLGLILDNLQIQNISDDVGYLNSIGRKQRADLLRDARIAEAEAKAQSALQSAENLRRTSLRQIEAKIATTRAEAERRLQNALSQRQATISEAEAEIAAEVARTEAALAVQRERRNQVEQQLQADVIAPAAAACQQAQAQAKGEAASIIEDGRARAEGLRALATTWQVAGDNARDIFLFQKLEALLANLVDTIPNVAVDKVTVIDASGGTNATKIAAFLAQLKESTGLDLSQTIQSLGANSPPARPTDSTAPTDLS